The region TTTTAGGGCTTGAAGTCGTCTTGCCAAACGGCGAAGTGATTGAAATCGGCGGAAACGGCGTTCCCGATCCACCCGGCTATGATTTGCTCGGGCTGTTGACTGGATCGGAAGGGACGCTTGGCATCGTGACGAAAATTACCGTCCGCTTGCTGAAAAATCCGGAGACGAAACAGACGGTGCTCGCCTATTTTGATGAAGTGGAAGACGCGAGCCAGACCGTTTCCGACATCATTTCCGCCGGGATCGTGCCGGCGGCGCTTGAGATGATGGATCAAACGGCCATCGAGGCGGTCGAAGCAGCCGCGTTTCCGGTCGGGCATCCGAAAGACATCGCGGCGCTTTTGCTTATTGAAGTGGACGGCATGTCCGCCGGGATCGACGAACAAATCGACGATATTTTGGCGATTTGCCGACGCCATCATGTGCGTGAAGTGAAAGTCGCTCAGTCGGAAGAAGAGCGGGCCCGCTGGTGGGCAAACCGGAAAACCGGGTTTGGCGCCATGGGGGCGATTTCGCCCGACTATTTAGTGCAAGACGGCGTCATTCCGCGCAGCCGTCTGCCGGAAGTGCTGCGGGAAATCGCCAACATCAGCCGCAAGTATGGACTTAGAATCGCAAACATTTTCCACGCCGGCGACGGCAATTTGCACCCGCTTGTGCTGTTTGATGCAAGCAATCCCGGGGAGACGGAGCGGGCGCTTGCCGCCGGAAGCGAATGCCTCAAGGCGTGCGCGGCGGTCGGCGGATCGATTACAGGGGAACATGGTGTCGGCATTGAGAAAAAAGAAGAGATGCGCTTCATTTTCACTGATGAAGAGATTTTGGCGCAAACAGCGATTCGCGACGTGTTTAACCCGAAAAACTTGCTCAACGCCGGCAAGCTGTTCCCAACGCCGGGGCGGTGTGTAGAGACAAAGATGCCGTCGACAGTGAAATGAAAATTTTGTGAAAATGATTGTCAGCCATTTCGTTTCATGTTATCATCTTTTTAGAGTTATTAAGAAACAATGTTTCGTAATAAGAAACAAGAGAGGGGAAGAGGACGATGGGCGAATATGTACAAAAAGGGAACATCCAAGTCGCCAAAGTGCTGTACGATTTTGTCAACGAGGAGCTTCTGCCGAACAGCGGGCTGGATCAAGATCAGTTTTGGCGCGACTTCGGCGCGCTCATTGTCGATTTGACGCCGCGCAATAAAGAATTGCTTGCCCGCCGCGACGAAATTCAAGAAAAATTGAATGAGTGGCATAAAGCGCATCGCGGCCGCTTTGATTTTAACGAATATAAAGCGTTTTTGACGGACATCGGCTATTTGGAGCCAGAAGTCGAGGATTTTGAAATCACAACGGATAACGTCGATGACGAAATTGCGGTGCAAGCCGGGCCGCAGCTCGTCGTTCCGCTGACGAACGCCCGCTATGCGTTAAACGCCGCCAACGCCCGCTGGGGCAGCTTGTACGATGCGCTGTACGGCACCGATGCCATCAGCGAAGAAGACGGCGCCGAGCGCGGTTCGTCGTACAACCCGGTGCGCGGGGCGAAAGTCATCGCCTATGGACGAAAGTTTTTGGATGAAGCAGTGCCGCTGGCGGAATACTCCCATAAAGATGCTGTTCAATATGCGGTTGTTGATGGCCAGCTTGTCGTGACAATCGAAGGCGGCGTGACGACGGGGTTGAAGGAGCCAGAAAAATTTGTCGGCTTCCAAGGCGACCCGCAAAACCCGGCAGTGGTGTTGTTGAAAAACAACGGTCTTCACATTGAAATTCAAATCGACCGCAACCATCCGGTTGGACAAACGGATAAAGCCGGCGTGAAAGACATCGTGTTGGAAGCGGCGGTCACGACGATCATGGACGGCGAAGATTCAGTGGCAACTGTTGACGCCGAAGACAAAGTGCTCGTCTACCGCAACTTGTTTGGCTTGGTCAAAGGCGATTTGACGGCGACATTTGAGAAAAACGGCAAAATGATGACGCGCGCGTTGAATCCGGACCGCGTATACAAAACGCCGGATGGCGGAGAGCTCGTGCTGTCGGGCCGATCCCTCCTGTTCGTGCGCAACGTCGGACACTTAATGACGAACAACGCGATTTTGCATGCGAATGGCGAGGAAGTGCATGAAGGGATCATGGACGCCGTCATTACAAGCTTGATTATGAAACATTCGCTCATCGGCAATACGCGTTACTTGAATTCGCGCAAAGGCTCCATTTACATCGTCAAGCCGAAAATGCACGGATCGGCCGAAGTGGCGTTTGCCAACGAGCTGTTTGACCGCGTCGAAGATATGCTCGCCCTTCGACGCAACACGATTAAAATCGGCGTGATGGATGAAGAACGCCGGACGTCGCTCAACTTGAAAAACTGCATCTACCAAGTGCGCGACCGCATCATTTTTATCAACACCGGCTTCCTCGATCGGACCGGAGACGAAATTCATACGTCGATGGAAGCGGGGCCGATGCTGCGCAAAAACGATATGAAATCATCGACTTGGCTGCAGGCGTATGAAAAATCGAACGTCGCTGTCGGGCTTGCCGTCGGCTTCCGCGGACGGGCGCAAATCGGCAAAGGAATGTGGGCGATGCCGGACTTGATGGCGGAAATGTTGAAGCAAAAAGGAGCGCAGCTGAAAGCCGGCGCCAATACGGCATGGGTGCCGTCGCCGACAGCCGCCACGCTCCACGCGCTTCATTACCATCAAGTGAAGGTTGTTGCGGTGCAAAGCGAACTGGCGAACGAGCGGGCCGATTACCGCGACGACATGTTGCAAATCCCGGTCGTTGATCATCCGCAATGGACGGCGGAAGAGATTCAAGAAGAGCTCGACAACAACTGCCAAAGCATTTTAGGCTATGTCGTCCGCTGGATCGACCAAGGGATCGGCTGCTCAAAAGTGCCGGACATTCACAACGTCGGACTGATGGAAGACCGGGCGACGCTTCGCATCTCGAGCCAAATTCTTGCCAACTGGCTCCATCATGGCATTTGCACGAAAGAGCAAGTGCTCAAGACGCTCAAGCGGATGGCGAAAGTCGTTGACGAACAAAACGCCGGCGATCCAAACTATCGCCCGATGGCGCCGAATTACGATGATTCGGTGGCGTTTCAAGCCGCGTGCGACCTCGTGTTCCTTGGCTATGAACAGCCAAACGGCTATACGGAGCCGATTTTGCACCGCCGCCGTCAAGAAGCAAAAGCGAGATTCGCTGCTGTTCAGCCGTGAACGGACGATTATTGGAGGAACAAGGGGAAACGCCCTTGTTCCTTCCTATCCAATGAGATCAGAAAATTTTGAAAAAATGGAAGGGGGCAGTTCCTAGTTGCGACTGGTCGGTTGTCGAAGACAAAGCAGCACAAAAGACGGAACAAGGAAATGGAATAAGGTTGGCAGCTAGGGATCAAAAATGGAGAATTTGAGAGAAAAAGCATTATTGGTCCATCAGCAAGCGAGAGGAAAACTATCCGTCGAAGTAAAGGTGTCCGTAGCGGATGCGCATGACTTAAGCGTCATTTACTCTCCGGGAGTGGCTGAGCCGTGCAAGGAAATTTATATCAACCAAGATGAAATATACACTTACACGGTGAAGGGAAATTTTGTCGCCGTCGTCTCGAATGGCACGGCGGTGCTTGGGCTTGGCAACATCGGCGCGCGGGCGGCGCTTCCGGTCATGGAAGGAAAAGCCGCCTTGTTCAAAGCGTTTGCGGGCATCGATGCTGTGCCGCTTTGCCTCGATACCGAAGATCCGGAACAAATCATTCAAACGGTCAAGCTGCTTGAACCGGCGTTTGGCGGCATCAATTTGGAAGATATTGCTGCTCCCGCCTGCTTTGTCATTGAAGAGCGGCTTCGCCAAGAGATGGCGATTCCGGTGTTTCATGACGATCAGCACGGCACAGCCATCGTCGTTGCCGCCGGGCTGACGAACGCCTTAAAAGTCGTTGGCAAACAGCTCGCCGATTGCCGGGTTGTCATCAACGGAGCTGGCGCTGCTGGGGTGGCGATCGCCAAATTGTTGTTGTCAATCGGGGTCGGCGATTTGATTATGTGCGACACGAAAGGCGCCATTTACGAAGGACGCCCGCATGGGATGAACGCCATCAAGGAAGAAATCGCCCGGCAAACGAACCGCCGCCGCGTCTCCGGGGCGCTGGCGGAAGTTATTCAAGGTGCGGATGTGTTTATCGGCGTCTCAGTCGCCGGGGCGTTGACGCCAGCGATGGTTCGGACGATGAACCGCAGGGCGATCGTATTCGCCTTGGCCAATCCGGTGCCCGAGATCATGCCAGATGAAGCGAAAGCCGCTGGGGCTGCCATTGTAGCGACTGGCCGGTCGGATTTGCCAAACCAAGTGAACAACGTGCTGGCGTTCCCCGGCGTCTTCCGCGGAGCGCTCGATGTGCGGGCGACGCAAATTAATGAGGCGATGAAAATCGCCGCCGCCGAAGCCATCGCCGGGCTGATCCAGCCGGAAGAGTTGACCGAGGAATACGTCATCCCGAACCCGTTTGACCGGCGTGTTGTCGAAGCGGTGGCTTCCGCCGTCGCCCGCGCCGCCATTGAGACAGGGGTGGCTCGAATCAAGGAAAAAGACGAGGAACAAGATCGTGTCAGAGAGGGGTAACTGCCGATGAAATTTGTTCGTTTTCTCGCCGACGGCGCGATTCGCGCCGGTGTGGTGAACGATGAAGTGATCCGCGAAATCGAAGGAAATATGTTTGCTGATTGGGATTATACGGGAAATGTATTCCGCTATGATCGTGTTTCGCTTTTGGCGCCGCTTGCGCCGCGCCATGTGATCGGCATCGGCGCCAACTATGCGGCTTCCCATGAACAGCTGCCGGCTGAAATGCCGGACATTCCCGTCTTTTTCTTTAAACCATCTTCATCCGTCGTCGGGCCGGAAGCGGAGGTTGTCATTCCAAGCGCGGCCGGTGAAGTGAAATTTGAATCCGAGCTGGCGGTCGTGATCAGCAAAGAAGCGAAGCAAGTAAGCGAGGAAGAGGTATGGGCGCATATTTTTGGCTATACGGTCGCCAACGATGTCACCGCGCCGCAGTTTTTCCACCCGGACGGCCATTGGACGGCCGGCAAATCGTTTGATACATTCACCCCGCTTGGCCCGGTCATTGAAACAGAGCTTGATCCTCGGGCCGTATCGGTGAAAGCGCGGGTCAATGGCGAGGAAAAACAAAACAGTCCGACTGAGTTGATGATCATTTCGATCAGTAAAATGATCTCGTATTTGTCCCATGTTATGACGTTGCAGCCAGGTGACGTCATTTTAACCGGAAGCCCGGTCGGCGCCGAGCTCGTCGGTCCAGGGACGGTCATTGAATGCGAAGTGGACGGCATCGGTACGCTCCGCAATACGTTTGTCGCCGCCAAAGCGCCGGCCGTTTCCATCCGACGCTCATAACGAACCCGCGGCATCCTTGCGCCAAAGAAGCAAAGCATCAGGTGTGCCACCGGTCAAAGCATTCCGTTTTGACGGCAGCGCCGCGCCGCTCACCTGCAAAAGCCCGGCCGTTCGTGTATAATAGCGAGCAGAGAGAATAAATCGAGGTGAAAGGAATGGAAAAAGAAAACACGGTCAAATCGGTCCGCCGGGCGCTGCAAATCATCGACATCGTCAGCGGGAAAAAGGATGGGCTGGGCGTTACGGAAATCGCCAGACAAATGGACATCAACAAAAGTTCGGTGTACCGCATTTTAACGACGCTCGCCCAATACGGTTATATCGAACAACATCCGGAAACGGAGCGGTATAAGCTTGGGTACAAGTTTTTAGAGCTCAGCTCGAAGCTGCTCGATTCCATTGATTTGCGTCAAGAGGCGAAGCCATATTTGCGCCAGCTTGAAAAAGAAACGAACGAGGTCATCCATCTCGTCGTCTATGACCAAGGGGAAGTCATTTATATTGAAAAATTGGAAGGAACAGAGACGCTGCGCATGCACTCCAAAGTCGGCAAACGGGCGCCGATGCATTGCACGGCAGTTGGCAAGGCGATTTTGGCCCATTTGCCGCCGGCGGTGGCTGCGGAGATCGTGGACCGAAAAGGACTGCCAAAGCATACGGATTGGACGATCACCGACCGCGAGACGTTTTTTCGTGAGCTTGAGACTATCCGGCAAAACGGGTATGCGCTTGACTTGGAAGAAAACGAGTACGGCATCCGCTGCGTGGCCGTTCCGATTTTTGACTATACCGGCGGCGTCGTCGCGGCAATCAGTGTTTCCGGCCCGACGATCCGCATGACGGACGACCGCATCAAAGGGCTCACTGTGCGCATGCGCCAGATCGGCCAAGAACTGTCGGCAAGGCTTGGCTATCGTGGAGCCCATTCCGTCCAGCTGTAGCGGCTGGACGTTTTTTTGTGCGAAGAAGAATGACCCATGTGGATGCCGCCTTGGCGGGGAAGGTGAGAAGAAGGAATCCTTTTTCCAAAACCGTTCAGATACAATAGTTCTGTCGTTCGGTCGGCTCCGATATATCGCTTGTCTGCCAATCTTAAACGGGAGAGGACTGCCTCTTGGTGGGCGGGCGTTTTTTGTAGTGCAAACAAACGGAATGCATGTAAAATAGAAACGAGGTGATATGCGACGTGAAAAAACAGACGCTTTCGGAATGGATCGAACAGCTTCGCCAAGATCCGAATGTCGTGTATTGGCATGAAATCGAACCGAAAGAAGCGAATTTCGTTCCGTTTCCAGACGAACTCGATCCGCGGTTGCGCGCGGCGCTCAAAGCGCGCGGCATCGCTTCGTTGTATACGCACCAGGCGGCCGCTTATGACGCGGTCCAAAGCGGGCGGAACGTTGTCGCCGTGACGCCGACCGCTTCAGGGAAAACGCTTTGCTACAATTTGCCGGTGCTCGATGCCATTGCCAAAGAGCCATCGAGCCGCGCCCTTTATATTTTTCCAACCAAGGCGCTCGCTCAAGATCAAAAAAATGAACTAAACGAGATCATCGCCGAGATGGGGGTGTCGATTTACAGCCATACATACGACGGCGACACGGCGCCGGCGCTGCGGCAAAAAATCCGTCAGGCGGGTCATATTGTCATCACCAACCCGGACATGCTTCACACGGCGATTTTGCCGCACCATACGAAATGGATTTCTCTTTTTGAACAACTGCGCTACGTCGTCATCGATGAACTGCATACATACCGCGGTGTATTCGGCAGCCATGTGGCGAATGTCATCCGCCGCTTAAAGCGCATTTGCGCCTTTTACGGGAGCCGACCAACATTTATTTGCACGTCGGCGACGATCGCCAATCCGAAAGAGTTGGCGGAGCGGCTGATCGGCGAACCGGTGACGCTTATTGACAACAACGGGGCGCCGCGCGGGCGGAAATATTTCGTGTTTTACAATCCGCCGGTTGTCGAGCGGACGATGAACATCCGCCAAAGCGCGACAAAAACGGCCGTTGAGCTCACAAGACGGCTGCTTGTCAACCGCATTCCGACGATCGTTTTCGCGCGCAGCCGCGTCCGTGTCGAGTTGATTTTAAGCCATTTGCAGGCGGCGGTGAACGAACGAATCGGCGATACGATGATCCGCGGCTACCGCGGCGGCTACTTGCCGAACGAACGGCGCGCCATTGAAAAAGGGTTGCGCAGCGGGGAGATTATCGGTGTGGTAAGCACGAATGCGCTCGAGCTCGGCGTCGATATCGGCCAATTGCAAGCGTGCGTCTTAACAGGGTATCCGGGAACGATCGCCAGCACGTGGCAGCAAGCCGGGCGCGCCGGCCGGCGCCAGGGCGATTCGCTCGTTGTGATGATCGCAAGCGCAAGCCCTCTCGATCAGTACATCATCTCCCATCCAGAATACTTTTTCGGCCGCTCGCCGGAGGCGGCGCGCATCAATCCGGACAATCTGCTCATTTTGGTCGATCATCTCAAATGCGCCGCCTATGAGCTTCCGTTCCGGCGCGGCGAGACGTTCGGCGGCGTCGAGGTCGAAGAGATGCTCGATTTTTTGGCCGAGCAAGGGGTGCTCCATGAGCGAGCTGGGCGCTGGCACTGGATGAGCGACGCGTTTCCCGCGCATGATATCAGTTTGCGCTCCGCGGCTCAGGAAAACGTCGTCATCATCGATATTTCCGACACCGCCCGCCATCGCGTCATCGGCGAAATGGACCGCTTCAGCGCGATGACGCTGCTTCATGATGAAGCGATTTATTTGCACGAAGGAGCACAATACCAAGTGGAAAAGCTCGACTGGGAGGAGAAAAAGGCGTACGTCCGCCAAGTTGATGTTGAATATTTTACGGACGCCAATTTGGCTGTCCGGCTTGATGTGCTGTCGGAAGACCGAAGCGAAACGCGCGGACAAATGGCGGTGCGTTACGGTGATGTGTCGGTCCGAGCGATGGCGACGATTTTTAAAAAGCTGAAGCTGTCCACGTTTGAAAACATCGGTTCGGGGCCAATCCGCCTTCCGGAGGAAACGCTTCATACGTCAGCGGCGTGGATGGAGTGGGAGGCGGTGCCATCGCGCTTTTCCCCGGCGTTGTTTGAGCAATTGCTGATCGGCATGGCTAATGTGCTTGGTCATCTCGTGCCGGTGTTTGTTATGTGCGACCGCTCTGATGTTCACGTTGTGCCGCAGCTTAAGGCGCCGCATTCCGGGCGGCCGACGATTTTCCTTTATGATCGCTATCCAGGCGGAGTCGGCCTGTCGGAGGCGGTGTTTGAACGGTATGAAGAGATCATGAAACATGTGAAAGAATGGGTCGAACGTTGCCCGTGTGCGGACGGCTGCCCATCGTGCATCGGCATTTCAAACGCTGACGGACCGTCGTTGAAGCGCGAACTTGTCCAGTTTTTGGACGAACAACTTGCCGTTTGGGCCGGTCCGTCCGTTTAAGCGTCGTCATGCGTGTTTTTGCCGATTGTGGGAGAATCAACTTATAGAAGCAAGCCGATGTCAAGCACGGAGGGGGTGAACGGATGAAGCCGAAGTTGGCGCAATGGAAAGAATTGCTTGCCGCCCGGCATAAAAAGGAGAGCGATGAAGAAAAAAAAGAGAAACCGGACGGGCAACCTGTGACGGACGTGCCGTATGCCGACGTGTGGCGGGAGTACGGCGCCAAGCCGTATTGGTTTGACGGCGATTACTGCCTCATTCGGGAAACGGTGTATCCGCTTGACTATCAGCACGGCCGCTATCGGCTCGGAGCGCTGTATGAGGTGCACGAAAGATGGCAGGAGGCGCCGTTTTCCCATCCGCTCTCCTGCCGCGGCTTTGCCGTTAGCGACTTATTCTTTTTTGACACGGAGACGATGGGACTTTCAAGCGGGGCGGGAAACATCATGTTCTTGCTTGGCCACGCCCGCGTGTTTGGCGATTTCGTCACCATCCGCCAGCACCTTCTGCCATACCCAGGGGCGGAAGTGGCGCTCTATCAAAGTTTTTTGTCCGATGTCGATTATACGACGCTTGTTACATATAATGGAAAATCTTTCGACTGGCCGCGCCTGAAAACGCGCCATGCGCTTGTCCGCGACATGGTGCCAAAATTGCCGGCGTTCGGGCATTTTGATTTGTATCACGCCGCCCGCCGCTTATGGAAAGACAAATTGGATTCGCTGCGCCTTTCAGAAGTGGAGCGGCACATTCTCCATGTCGAGCGGGGCGATGATGTGCCGGGCTTTTTGGCGCCGATGATGTACAAAGAGTTTTTGCAGACGCCCCATCCAGACCGGCTCATGCCAGTATTGCGCCATAACGAGCGCGACGTGTTGTCGCTCATTGCTCTCTACATTCACTTATCCGTTCAGCTGCTTGAAGCCGACCGGCTCGCTGACCCCAAGGAGCAGTTGGCCGCCGCCCGTTGGTTCGAAGCGGTCGGGGAAACAGCGGCTGCAAGGGGGGTGTACGAGGAGGCGAGCGGCAAAGGGGCGAAGGAAGCGCAGGCGGCGAAATGGCAGCTTTCGCTTTTATACCGAAAAGAAAAACGATATGAAGAGGCTGCTCTCCTTTGGCGCGACTTGTTTGTCCACGGAAATGGCTATTGGAAGGCGAAGGCCGGGCTTGAACTAGCGAAGGTGTATGAACATTATTTCCGGGATGCGGCCGAAGCGCACCGTTATGCCGTTATGGCATATGAAGCGTGGCGGTCGCTCGCTAGGATGAGCCGACAACATAGCGAGAAAGAAGAAGCGGAATGGCGCAGTCGGCTCGCGCGGCTCGAACGCAAGAAAAACGGGTGAGAACTTGTCCATTTCCCTGGCAAGCGCAAAATATGACAGAAAACGAAAATGTTTCGTCTTTTTGTTGTGAATCTTGTAGAAAAAAGAAAAAACGTGTACAATGGCATCGGAATGAACGAAAACGATGGCAGGGAGAAGAAGACGATGCGGAGCATGTACAAAAAAATTTTGTATCTCTTTTTTATTGTCGTCGGTTTGACGTTTGTCGTGTTCAATTATATCTATTAATGAACGTCAGAGCGGCCGGCGCCGCATAACGGATTCAAAAAGACGAATGACGATGCCAAAACGCTCGAAGCACCGGGGGCGAGAGAGCCGATAGATTTTTGGCGCGAATGGCTGCTCAAAATGGGTGTTTATACTAGTACGAGTCCACTCCGCTCATCATAGGCTAGTATTGTCAAGCTACAGCCTAACTCGATGAAAGGAGAGGAATAGTATGCATTGCCTGCCGAATGTAACGGCGCCGATCGTTCATCCGCCTCATTGCAACGTTTTGCATCACTTCGAAGCAACGATTGTGCCGCACATCCATCCATCGCATACGACGCATGTTTATCATCACCTGTATGAACATCAACATTATTTCCCGCATACGGAATCGGTGGTGGCTCAGGCTGCCAGCCGCCATCTGTACTGCCCGGGTCCGGGGCCGATGCCATTTCCGCCGTTTCCGCTGCGATAGTAAGGGCCAAAACAGAAGCCGCTTTGTCGGCTTCTGTTTTTTAAAAAGAAAAGATAGGAAAGTATAAAATTTTCCAATTGGGCAGAGAGCTGTCTAGCTCCAAGCGCCATCGGTGTGATGCGCTCCGCCCCTTCTTTCGGCGGCGACACACTGAGTTCGCTTCTTTGAAATATCCCACGCAAGGGGGTGTCCCAAAAGGATCGGGACACCCTTGCTCATCACCATATATCGCCACGAAACAATGAATCATGGGCAATATGTTGTATTTCGTTTGAGAGGAATGACGCTTTTGGGTCAGCCCCGAGCCTCCCCGGTGGGGCTTGTGCGCTCTTCGCGGAGCCAAGGATGGCGACATTTCGCCGTTGCCCGCAGGATGCGGGCTGTCTTTAGGCGAAATTGGGGCGCTTTGCGCTTTTCTTAGGATGGAAAACGCCGGCGGCGTTTGGGCGGGAGGGCGGCGTTTCGGCGCCACCGGGAAGTCTGCGTGGGCGCCGTGCGGCTTCCCGATCGATGCGGCAAGCCAACCATCAATTGACAACCGGCTGAATTTCTGAAAAAATAAAGAGAAGATGATTGTTGAATGCGGATTGAGGTGAAAAGCCATGTCAGCCCATCAAGTGAAACTGACGCCGAAAGACATTTTAGAAAAGGAATTTAAGGTAAGCATACGGGGGTACAACCAAGACGAAGTGGATCAATTTTTGGATCTCATTATTAAAGATTATGAAGCATTTCAGCAAGAAATTGACGAGCTGCGCCAGGAAAACGCCCGGTTGAAGCGGCAAGTCGAGGAGCTGCAAAAACGGCCGGCGATGTCGGCGGGAACGACGAACTACGACATTTTGCAACGCCTCTCCAACTTAGAAAAGCATGTGTTTGGCCGGAAACTGTATGAATAACCAGCCGGCAGGGCGAAGTTGATGCAGGTGATTTCTAATTTTTTCTTCTTGATTCTCACACCAAGATCAGCTATACTGTAAGATGCTCGCAGCGTTAATCATGTTCGGGTAATCGCTGCGGCCGGTTTCGGCCGTAGAGGAAAGTCCATGCTCGCACGGTGCTGAGATGCCCGTAGTGTTCGTGCCTAGCGAATCCATAAGCTAGGGCAGTCTGGCTTCGGCTGGGCTGACGGCGGGGAAAGAACCTACGTCCGCATGCGGATATGGTTCGATTACCCTGAAAGTGCCACAGTGACGCAGCTCTAAGGGAAACCTTAGAGGTGGAACGCGGTAAACCCCACGAGCGAGAAACCCAAATGATGGTAGGGGCACCTTCCCGAAGGAAATGAACGGAGGGAAGGACAGGCGGCGCTCGCTGCCTGTAGATAGATGATTACCGCCGGAGTACGAGGCGAAAGCCGCTTGCAGTACGAAGGTACAGAACATGGCTTACAGAACATGATTAACGCGGTGATTGGAACGTGGAAAAGCCCTCCGCAGGAAGGAGGGCTTTTCCATTTCTTTTTGCGGCTTTTTTCGCTGTCATGGCTATAATGAGAAGTGTACATACGCTTGTCAGATAGGGGGAACACCATGACTTCGTTTTCGCTGATTGCCACGGCCGCGATGGGGCTCGAATCGGTCGTCGCGGAAGAAGTGCGCCGGCTTGGCTATGAGTGCCAAGTGGAGAACGGCAAAGTGACGTTTGCAGGCGATGCGCTCGCCATTTGCCGCGCCAACCTTTGGCTGCGCGCCGCTGACCGCGTGAAGCTGAAAGTCGGCGAGTTTCGGGCGACGACGTTTGACGAACTGTTTGAACAAACGAAGGCGCTGCCGTGGGCCGATTATTTGCCGAAAGATGCCGAGTTTCCGGTGATCGGGAAGTCGGTCAAATCAACGCTGTTCAGCGTTTCCGACTGCCAAGCCATTGTGAAAAAGGCAGTCGTCGAAAGCTTAAAAGCGCGCTATCATTTGTCGTGGTTTCCGGAAACCGGGCCGTTGTATCGGATCGAGGTGGCGCTTCACAAAGATATCGCGACGTTGACGATCGATACAAGCGGCGCTGGGCTGCATAAGCGCGGCTACCGTGCTCGCCAAGGAGAGGCGCCGCTAAGAGAGACGCTCGCCGCTGCTTTAGTGCTGCTCACCAACTGGACACCCGAACGCCCGTTTGTCGATCCGTTTTGCGGGTCGGGCACGATTGCCATTGAGGCGGCGCTGATCGGCCAAAACATCGCCCCAGGGTTTAACCGGGATTTCGTCTCAGAGCAATGGCCGTGGATCGGGGAATCGGTATGGGAAGAGGCGCGCCAAGAGGCGGAACAGATGGCGCGTTACGACCAACCGCTTGATATTTGCGGGATTGACCTTGACCCGCACATGGTCGAGATCGCCAAGATGAATGCAACGGAAGCGGGGCTTTCCGATCTCATTTCTTTTCGGGAGGGCCGCGCCGAGCAGTTTCGGACCGATGCACAATACGGGGTGATCGTCGGCAACCCGCCATACGGCGAACGGCTTGGCAAACAACGGGAGGTCGAAGCGCTCTATCGCGCCATCGGGCGCGCCTTCGCCGCCTTGGATACGTGGTCGGTGTACATTTTAACCGCCCACCGCGGTTTTGAAACGCATTACGGCCGCCCGGCGACGAAGCGGCGCAAACTGTTTAACGGCTTTATTGAAACGCATTACTACCAGTACTGGGGGCCGCGGCCGCCGCACGAAGCTCGAAGTTGACTTCTCGGCGGCCATCGATCATAATATTGTCTTGTTACTAGGGATCGGGCGCGCAACAAACTTGTTGCGCGCTTATGCATGATATGCCGGGGGAGTTTATGCCAATTGGAGGGGTGGCGACGATGGGCCATGAGCGTTATCCGTTTGTTGTAGAAAAACATGAAAACTTTTTTGACAAGTTGAGCCAGTGGATCGGCGATGTTTTTTATGACATTTTGCCGGAAGCCGGCTTTGAGCTGCGCGACGAGCAAATTTATATGGCGTTTCAGCTCGAGCGGGCGTTTCGCGAAAAAAAGGTGATCTTCGCCGAAGC is a window of Geobacillus kaustophilus DNA encoding:
- a CDS encoding IclR family transcriptional regulator, whose amino-acid sequence is MEKENTVKSVRRALQIIDIVSGKKDGLGVTEIARQMDINKSSVYRILTTLAQYGYIEQHPETERYKLGYKFLELSSKLLDSIDLRQEAKPYLRQLEKETNEVIHLVVYDQGEVIYIEKLEGTETLRMHSKVGKRAPMHCTAVGKAILAHLPPAVAAEIVDRKGLPKHTDWTITDRETFFRELETIRQNGYALDLEENEYGIRCVAVPIFDYTGGVVAAISVSGPTIRMTDDRIKGLTVRMRQIGQELSARLGYRGAHSVQL
- a CDS encoding DEAD/DEAH box helicase; this translates as MKKQTLSEWIEQLRQDPNVVYWHEIEPKEANFVPFPDELDPRLRAALKARGIASLYTHQAAAYDAVQSGRNVVAVTPTASGKTLCYNLPVLDAIAKEPSSRALYIFPTKALAQDQKNELNEIIAEMGVSIYSHTYDGDTAPALRQKIRQAGHIVITNPDMLHTAILPHHTKWISLFEQLRYVVIDELHTYRGVFGSHVANVIRRLKRICAFYGSRPTFICTSATIANPKELAERLIGEPVTLIDNNGAPRGRKYFVFYNPPVVERTMNIRQSATKTAVELTRRLLVNRIPTIVFARSRVRVELILSHLQAAVNERIGDTMIRGYRGGYLPNERRAIEKGLRSGEIIGVVSTNALELGVDIGQLQACVLTGYPGTIASTWQQAGRAGRRQGDSLVVMIASASPLDQYIISHPEYFFGRSPEAARINPDNLLILVDHLKCAAYELPFRRGETFGGVEVEEMLDFLAEQGVLHERAGRWHWMSDAFPAHDISLRSAAQENVVIIDISDTARHRVIGEMDRFSAMTLLHDEAIYLHEGAQYQVEKLDWEEKKAYVRQVDVEYFTDANLAVRLDVLSEDRSETRGQMAVRYGDVSVRAMATIFKKLKLSTFENIGSGPIRLPEETLHTSAAWMEWEAVPSRFSPALFEQLLIGMANVLGHLVPVFVMCDRSDVHVVPQLKAPHSGRPTIFLYDRYPGGVGLSEAVFERYEEIMKHVKEWVERCPCADGCPSCIGISNADGPSLKRELVQFLDEQLAVWAGPSV
- a CDS encoding ribonuclease H-like domain-containing protein; this encodes MKPKLAQWKELLAARHKKESDEEKKEKPDGQPVTDVPYADVWREYGAKPYWFDGDYCLIRETVYPLDYQHGRYRLGALYEVHERWQEAPFSHPLSCRGFAVSDLFFFDTETMGLSSGAGNIMFLLGHARVFGDFVTIRQHLLPYPGAEVALYQSFLSDVDYTTLVTYNGKSFDWPRLKTRHALVRDMVPKLPAFGHFDLYHAARRLWKDKLDSLRLSEVERHILHVERGDDVPGFLAPMMYKEFLQTPHPDRLMPVLRHNERDVLSLIALYIHLSVQLLEADRLADPKEQLAAARWFEAVGETAAARGVYEEASGKGAKEAQAAKWQLSLLYRKEKRYEEAALLWRDLFVHGNGYWKAKAGLELAKVYEHYFRDAAEAHRYAVMAYEAWRSLARMSRQHSEKEEAEWRSRLARLERKKNG
- a CDS encoding CotD family spore coat protein, with the translated sequence MHCLPNVTAPIVHPPHCNVLHHFEATIVPHIHPSHTTHVYHHLYEHQHYFPHTESVVAQAASRHLYCPGPGPMPFPPFPLR
- the gpsB gene encoding cell division regulator GpsB, which produces MSAHQVKLTPKDILEKEFKVSIRGYNQDEVDQFLDLIIKDYEAFQQEIDELRQENARLKRQVEELQKRPAMSAGTTNYDILQRLSNLEKHVFGRKLYE